In a genomic window of Littorina saxatilis isolate snail1 linkage group LG6, US_GU_Lsax_2.0, whole genome shotgun sequence:
- the LOC138968940 gene encoding uncharacterized protein, whose amino-acid sequence MESKTGKDEDPKQVTKYISRTKRRSPKVRDSRTDLHSGPSTDYVLEPPKRTVRASPKTRMKRAHKEAPKDATIDADGNSSRDARKNKSMEAHEATNATNAPKKKTTTDAREHTSTSHAHENAASNTRQGASIGSQTGTLQRPGRVASAGQVQRKSLIQTVLDTAVDSITSVLARGNSMNSSLCSSFSDVASKVGEEADDEHEENLSMSRKVAKHKVLKHHVSPRMDDCDSSEEKIDTSKGTVFAGKLRYPRTPTPISPHSGSSMDVQIQNPTSLSTVLLSSFNMADFDTETSTPELPAQQQAQDVEKGGVQLKTSLGTVTTMDSSTDAHASSETKQKHFDRSANAKQEFSDGETNNETSFCSYSGTAKQKLSDEGKYKKEDQHGHKAAHTQENIQNQQFYNGTVSDCLQTNVNKSCSSGEYSKLTKEHVCRVDTAHNNGLDGSENIHKSRRESTKTLGDTKTEKTHTSSNSSGMVETAEGYYDEVCTEGHISIKTTKACPLATSAGQRDQNTTCVIPSFCHLEFDELSTMNCTLEGGCHDAGTPLPSHDEKGRKKPKDIKSQGLARSQQIDFQATFERIEKNAYPCTIPSIRDLEGVDISPICIKMRTKVNPYPEATDMKRKGLHSDPHSLKNYISDDPDMTSKEISLTSLINERDPMLYSSPGKTSYRMPSVSLTPNNSRSSERETTGGQSPLPLLTKREEPVAYSYEECASIGDSLDNKGLYNVTENQPESELPKCSNYEEVGLKIRRVRFSDESVDKNGFANLVLPQTISQDAGEAGPTMNRRRAKKSIIKNKHARNHPPNPAAYSIRVGALNNRHQLFPTLNNNDNPQQNQQFPEGPGPPNRGSVLNCQYKTGSNWEVHQKSLDNMHNSLLGDLYHRRLAGMHGSLSTLNESLARQNISYLHNMHMGRRGVRMLGRKIRLTPGDMASRVVCSDRQSVPPDFMPECPPVIREADLGEGPQLPKTEGNDEISQADDQCKGTKDNVTINNDSKIEKLPPLPKQVKLYRLGQLSRSLSASGENRTIAEKQNLGITSNTIQINATVPSAKEQKHQNKNKTVGQQPPSKAESSVKSCSQIEETSAKVPAKIPAKTTAASSQMRGQGGSRCVITCHITGKGSIKALTKHKVAIDLSQVLDWKFTSHSAEVCKQRPSGEGQNKIPGLLPKEPSDGRKVDSYQNKTEPHSKSCEMTEQQLDVPYISETQQTNSAELNESNKSSIKDMQEHIRCNDLTQSPENTSSDAGHSYQSADGINLRSKKARPRKRKTRDQSVCLLCAAEMRELLATAEDPQSKKEDAVKQRNSSQQNICLCNRLDQTENCSLDRNIPGSEANAKLSNHLPQTSTRAPHPADRVSFTDEGKKDEVGLCRRCGGDGQISKTLSPREVREYERACQTRLPKRRIAILQAHLAQSVTSDNKGHEGPALHSRMQNEQCTHTSLPPVMINASSLGSLQEQSDHLIEITLQVAANKQSFEAIQKTMKEGIKAMKSSSPIGRSARKTEPRGNMMPVTDNDAANSPESTSTTHAQPVRSTDTIDQNSTSDTVNNEEVEWEKNVLAGGVVWYRPFNKDTNHSKTETASVDVETEESALLDPTDADNPEIPLQPRDDQLSTMIDKPENTTSEARGKQHAFGVGETITDNQHPTDVVDAEHRTTATGDQQLRGEGTSDLTSTESIQQEESTDSDQDNQRSDAEDGSVLRFIFSTQVINMKSARESSNGIFVSEGSVTPEERETAVLSKTQHKSKKTKTSSEDSFHSSDDTQSEDELTLQTIMNTLESIQTGLSDEPVQFVNNPRQQTETENWPKYHHQEAAMEAGDVVEQALYGSRPRDFYRLKYAFHPRQFAGGIFQFVDSIKEEEEEEEEEEEEEEEEEEENVIGEETFTEHEARMDIPTSKNTKGKNKKDEHRHERNEKDRTNNNKETKLPKKALPQKTNPKQNETKSTKIISGDKSERNSDPKQHPQIKKHKAISGAKSEGKTLDHAPRTHKLKVKPIKPKRRPSPQNQQAEQPEPTSRSCSIKLKKTEQTARIHRHSLRQKTEQLALCHNLNAPKLEDPRHPHNLKTAKAQNPSQIHRQKAAKPEHLPQVVKLPPEKNAPVSAAPMGVELKEQDSRKQIHSQNAAKLERPPDTASPKAMKLLSKNAPVSEATVKEEEAKDYKRDEQSHSQKDEKPPQPRGTLRPEAVTLPTKHRPILEALVVEDANERINGQQKVKTKQPLDTHSSQVVSLPAKHTPTSEAPMYDGEVKKNHYTVREYSDLSRFPPQMTKVWKHTIKTVRNFASHDPRQVTSTSNIHGKVSAHKAFLQKIPADLLQAKGKAHQNQGVSNTKTSETFLERRKEYISPKLRIGFLTSVLRQRDHAESEKVVAGDGHVKKDVSTKEETASHQELRLAPSQRNAPGKTKLNSFKTRNQRSREQAGDHFPHATPNLQLSIWKWLKHEKSPVDKDFSFVGHTELSDGCSEKANDNDNEEEKEEEPEVEGEIGDIPTNPDCSLPAILTDTPGTTIIPLTASTDNGTSSNLDISTDTKSDNSITTSSLTTVYSWASYDTDGFIKELEDIIRSQNVSNNCGDEQLHVQVDSDVSKVDTFDFTQGTMTELWETGGSESEENEGTSRPGKTEESRGDQ is encoded by the exons ATGGAGTCCAAGACGGGCAAGGATGAAGACCCGAAGCAAGTGACAAAATATATCTCCAGGACAAAGCGACGATCGCCTAAGGTCAGGGACAGTCGCACAGATTTGCACAGTGGGCCTTCCACAGATTATGTCCTAGAACCTCCAAAACGCACTGTTAGAGCCTCTCCCAAAACGAGAATGAAACGCGCACATAAAGAGGCGCCAAAAGACGCGACAATCGACGCAGATGGGAATTCTAGCAGGGACGCACGGAAGAACAAAAGTATGGAAGCACACGAGGCTACCAACGCCACCAATGCACCCAAGAAAAAAACGACCACCGACGCACGCGAGCACACTTCTACCTCTCACGCACACGAGAACGCTGCCAGCAACACTCGCCAAGGCGCTTCAATCGGCTCGCAAACGGGCACACTCCAGCGGCCTGGGAGAGTCGCGTCCGCCGGGCAGGTGCAGAGGAAATCCTTGATCCAAACTGTGTTGGACACGGCAGTGGACTCCATCACCAGCGTCCTGGCGAGAGGCAACTCAATGAACAGCAGCTTGTGCAGCAGCTTCTCGGACGTGGCCAGCAAAGTTGGCGAGGAGGCGGACGACGAACACGAGGAGAACTTGAGCATGAGCCGCAAGGTCGCCAAGCACAAGGTGCTCAAGCACCACGTGTCGCCTCGAATGGATGACTGCGACTCCTCCGAGGAGAAGATTGACACATCCAAGGGGACTGTCTTTGCTGGGAAGCTGAGGTACCCCCGGACACCCACACCAATATCCCCCCACAGCGGCAGCTCTATGGACGTGCAAATCCAAAACCCGACCAGTCTTTCCACTGTGCTCTTGTCCAGCTTCAATATGGCGGACTTTGATACAGAGACGAGCACCCCAGAACTGCCCGCCCAGCAGCAGGCTCAAGACGTAGAGAAGGGAGGTGTCCAATTGAAGACGTCTCTGGGAACTGTCACCACCATGGATTCTTCCACAGATGCTCATGCTTCTTCCGAAACAAAGCAGAAACATTTTGACCGCTCTGCAAACGCAAAGCAGGAGTTCTCTGATGGGGAGACCAATAACGAAACCAGCTTCTGCAGCTATTCTGGAACTGCCAAGCAGAAATTGTCTGATGAAGGGAAATATAAGAAGGAGGACCAACATGGACACAAAGCTGCCCACACACAGGAAAACATTCAGAATCAGCAATTTTACAATGGCACTGTATCTGACTGCTTGCAAACCAATGTGAATAAAAGCTGTAGCTCAGGGGAATATTCAAAACTGACAAAGGAACATGTTTGCAGAGTAGACACTGCTCACAATAACGGTCTGGACGGTTCGGAAAACATCCATAAATCGCGCAGGGAATCCACAAAGACATTGGGTGATACCAAGACAGAAAAAACACATACATCTTCTAATAGCAGTGGCATGGTCGAGACCGCCGAGGGATACTATGATGAAGTTTGCACTGAGGGCCATATCAGCATTAAGACCACAAAAGCTTGCCCTTTAGCAACAAGCGCTGGTCAGAGGGATCAAAACACCACATGTGTTATTCCTAGTTTCTGTCACTTAGAGTTTGATGAATTATCAACAATGAACTGCACCTTGGAGGGGGGCTGTCATGACGCTGGAACTCCATTGCCCAGCCATGAtgaaaaaggcagaaaaaaacCGAAGGATATCAAGAGTCAAGGACTGGCCCGTTCTCAGCAAATCGACTTTCAGGCCACCTTCgaaagaattgaaaaaaatgCCTACCCTTGCACCATTCCTAGTATACGCGACTTAGAGGGTGTTGACATATCGCCTATTTGTATTAAAATGAGGACAAAAGTCAACCCGTACCCAGAAGCCACAGACATGAAGAGAAAAGGGTTACATTCAGATCCCCACAGTCTGAAAAACTACATTTCCGACGACCCTGACATGACATCAAAAGAGATCTCCTTAACTTCTTTAATCAATGAAAGAGACCCTATGCTGTACAGCTCTCCAGGCAAAACCAGTTACAGAATGCCGAGTGTTTCACTCACACCCAACAACTCGAGGTCAAGCGAAAGAGAGACAACCGGCGGCCAAagtcctcttcctcttctcacCAAAAGAGAGGAGCCTGTGGCCTATTCGTATGAAGAATGTGCCAGTATTGGCGATAGTCTTGATAATAAAGGATTATACAACGTTACCGAAAATCAACCCGAAAGCGAACTTCCAAAATGCTCAAATTATGAAGAGGTTGGACTGAAGATTCGTAGAGTTAGATTTTCAGATGAGTCTGTGGACAAGAACGGTTTTGCCAATTTAGTACTACCTCAAACGATCTCACAAGACGCTGGTGAAGCTGGGCCTACAATGAATCGCAGAAGAGCAAAAAAGTCCATCATTAAGAATAAGCATGCCAGGAACCATCCGCCAAACCCTGCGGCGTATAGCATACGGGTGGGCGCTCTCAACAACAGGCACCAGCTTTTTCCTACTTTGAACAATAATGACAAcccacaacaaaaccaacagtTCCCAGAAGGCCCAGGACCACCCAACAGAGGGAGCGTCCTAAACTGCCAGTACAAGACTGGAAGCAACTGGGAAGTGCACCAGAAGAGCTTGGACAACATGCACAACAGCCTGCTAGGTGACCTCTACCACAGGAGACTCGCGGGAATGCACGGATCGTTGTCAACCTTGAACGAGAGTCTCGCAAGACAGAACATATCCTACCTACACAACATGCACATGGGCAGGCGAGGCGTGCGCATGCTGGGTCGTAAGATACGCCTGACACCAGGAGACATGGCTTCGCGGGTGGTGTGTTCGGACAGGCAGTCTGTTCCTCCTGATTTCATGCCGGAGTGTCCACCAGTGATTCGCGAAGCAGATCTCGGTGAAGGACCACAACTTCCTAAAACAGAGGGAAATGATGAAATTTCACAAGCCGATGACCAGTGCAAGGGCACGAAAGACAACGTTACAATTAACAACGATAGCAAAATAGAAAAATTACCACCGCTTCCAAAACAAGTGAAGCTCTATCGTCTAGGCCAGCTTTCTCGCAGCCTGTCAGCCTCTGGTGAGAATCGCAccatagcagaaaagcagaacCTGGGTATCACGTCCAACACAATTCAAATCAATGCAACTGTGCCATCagcaaaagaacaaaaacatcaaaataaaaataaaactgttggTCAGCAGCCACCTTCAAAAGCTGAAAGCTCTGTGAAGAGCTGCAGCCAGATTGAGGAAACCTCCGCAAAGGTCCCCGCAAAGATCCCCGCAAAGACCACAGCAGCATCGTCTCAGATGAGAGGGCAGGGTGGTTCTCGCTGTGTCATCACGTGTCACATCACAGGAAAGGGGTCCATCAAAGCCCTCACCAAGCATAAAGTGGCCATTGATCTCAGTCAGGTGCTGGACTGGAAGTTTACGTCTCACAGTGCTGAGGTCTGCAAACAACGCCCTTCGGGTGAAGGGCAGAACAAAATTCCTGGTCTCTTACCAAAAGAGCCATCCGATGGTCGCAAGGTTGATTCATACCAGAACAAAACCGAGCCACACAGCAAAAGCTGTGAAATGACTGAGCAACAGCTAGACGTGCCATATATCAgtgaaacacaacaaacaaattcGGCAGAGTTAAACGAAAGTAACAAGAGTTCCATAAAGGACATGCAAGAACACATACGCTGCAATGATCTAACCCAGAGCCCTGAAAACACATCAAGCGATGCTGGTCATTCCTACCAGTCTGCTGATGGTATAAACCTTCGTTCAAAGAAAGCAAGGCCTCGGAAGAGAAAGACGCGAGATCAAAGCGTGTGTTTGCTGTGTGCAGCTGAAATGAGGGAACTTCTTGCCACTGCTGAAGATCCACAGTCTAAAAAAGAGGATGCTGTCAAGCAGAGAAATTCGTCTCAGCAAAATATCTGCCTTTGTAATCGGCTTGATCAAACTGAGAACTGTAGCTTGGACAGAAATATACCAGGCAGTGAAGCCAATGCGAAACTAAGCAATCATCTCCCACAGACCTCAACACGAGCACCACATCCGGCAGACCGAGTCAGCTTTACTGATGAAGGAAAGAAGGATGAAGTGGGTTTATGCCGGCGATGTGGGGGAGACGGCCAGATCAGCAAAACGCTGTCGCCCAGAGAAGTTCGAGAGTATGAGCGAGCGTGTCAAACACGTCTTCCGAAAAGGAGAATAGCCATCCTGCAGGCACACCTTGCCCAGTCTGTAACATCAGACAATAAGGGTCATGAAGGTCCAGCTCTTCACAGCAGAATGCAAAATGAACAGTGTACTCATACCAGCTTGCCTCCGGTGATGATCAATGCTTCTTCTCTTGGTTCACTCCAAGAACAGTCGGATCATCTAATTGAGATCACCTTGCAGGTTGCGGCCAACAAACAGTCCTTCGAGGCAATACAGAAGACCATGAAAGAAGGGATTAAGGCCATGAAGAGTTCTTCACCAATCGGGAGATCTGCAAGGAAGACGGAGCCTCGCGGGAATATGATGCCAGTCACTGATAATGATGCAGCCAACTCACCTGAATCGACATCGACAACTCATGCGCAGCCGGTACGAAGTACTGACACAATTGACCAGAATTCCACATCTGATACTGTAAATAACGAGGAGGTAGAGTGGGAAAAGAATGTTCTCGCGGGTGGAGTTGTCTGGTACAGACCTTTCAACAAAGATACAAACCATTCCAAGACCGAAACAGCTTCTGTAGATGTGGAAACTGAGGAATCAGCACTTCTAGACCCTACAGACGCAGACAACCCTGAAATACCATTGCAACCAAGGGACGATCAACTGTCTACAATGATAGACAAACCTGAAAATACGACCTCAGAAGCAAGAGGAAAGCAGCACGCCTTTGGGGTAGGGGAAACAATAACAGACAATCAACATCCTACAGACGTGGTTGATGCTGAACacagaacaacagcaacaggcGACCAGCAGCTCAGAGGTGAGGGTACTTCAGACCTCACATCAACAGAAAGCATACAGCAAGAGGAATCCACAGATTCTGACCAGGACAACCAGCGTTCTGATGCAGAGGATGGATCTGTTCTGCGATTCATCTTTTCCACTCAGGTTATCAATATGAAGTCTGCAAGAGAGTCCAGTAATGGTATATTTGTATCGGAAGGAAGTGTTACCCCAGAGGAAAGGGAGACTGCTGTTCTCTCCAAAACACAGCATAAGTCTAAGAAAACTAAAACGAGCAGCGAAGACTCCTTTCACTCATCGGATGATACACAAAGTGAAGACGAACTGACGCTTCAGACGATAATGAACACACTTGAGAGCATACAAACGGGACTTTCAGATGAACCAGTGCAGTTTGTAAACAACCCAAGACAGCAAACAGAAACTGAAAACTGGCCAAAGTACCATCACCAGGAAGCAGCTATGGAAGCAGGTGATGTAGTCGAACAAGCTCTCTATGGCAGTAGACCAAGGGATTTTTACAGGCTGAAATACGCATTTCATCCCCGACAGTTTGCAGGAGGAATCTTTCAGTTCGTCGACAGcattaaagaagaagaagaagaagaagaagaagaagaagaagaagaagaagaagaagaagaagaaaatgtcatCGGAGAAGAAACTTTCACTGAGCACGAAGCACGTATGGACATCCCAACCAGCAAGAACacaaaaggaaaaaataaaaaagatgaaCATCGGCACGAGCGCAACGAAAAGGACAGAACGAACAACAATAAGGAAACCAAACTCCCCAAGAAGGCACTTCCGCAAAAAACAAACCCCAAGCAAAATGAGACAAAATCAACTAAAATAATCTCTGGAGACAAATCTGAACGCAACAGTGATCCAAAACAACATCCACAGATAAAGAAACACAAAGCCATCTCCGGAGCTAAATCTGAAGGCAAAACGTTAGATCACGCTCCACGCACTCACAAGCTAAAAGTAAAACCAATCAAACCCAAACGACGTCCAAGCCCTCAGAACCAACAAGCAGAACAGCCGGAACCAACTTCACGCAGTTGCAGCATTAAACTAAAGAAAACAGAGCAAACTGCACGCATTCACAGACACAGTCTAAGACAGAAGACGGAACAACTTGCGCTTTGTCACAATCTAAATGCACCAAAGCTCGAAGACCCTCGTCACCCTCACAATCTAAAAACAGCAAAGGCGCAAAACCCTTCACAAATCCACAGACAGAAAGCAGCAAAGCCAGAACACCTTCCCCAAGTCGTGAAGTTGCCACCCGAAAAAAACGCCCCTGTTTCTGCTGCTCCAATGGGCGTAGAATTGAAAGAGCAAGACAGTCGTAAGCAAATCCATAGTCAAAATGCAGCAAAGCTGGAACGACCTCCAGACACAGCGAGTCCAAAAGCGATGAAGCTGCTCAGCAAGAACGCCCCCGTCTCTGAAGCTACAGTGAAAGAGGAAGAAGCAAAAGATTACAAGAGAGATGAGCAATCACACAGTCAAAAGGACGAGAAGCCACCTCAACCTCGAGGCACACTAAGACCCGAAGCAGTGACCTTGCCAACCAAGCACAGACCCATCTTAGAAGCCCTGGTGGTTGAGGACGCGAATGAGCGCATCAATGGTCAACAAAAAGTGAAGACCAAACAACCCCTAGACACACACAGTTCCCAAGTCGTGAGCTTGCCAGCCAAGCACACACCCACTTCAGAAGCCCCAATGTATGATGGAGAAGTAAAGAAGAATCACTACACTGTGCGCGAATATTCGGATTTGTCCAGATTTCCACCACAGATGACCAAGGTCTGGAAGCACACGATTAAGACGGTCAGAAACTTCGCCAGCCATGATCCCAGGCAGGTCACGTCTACGTCCAACATCCATGGGAAGGTCTCAGCCCACAAAGCCTTCCTGCAAAAGATTCCTGCTGATCTGCTGCAGGCGAAAGGCAAAGCTCATCAGAACCAGGGCGTAAGCAACACAAAGACGAGTGAAACTTTCCTTGAGCGTAGAAAGGAATACATCTCTCCGAAACTGAGGATAGGCTTTTTAACTTCAGTCTTGCGTCAAAGAGACCATGCTGAAAGCGAGAAGGTAGTCGCTGGTGACGGCCATGTAAAGAAAGATGTTTCGACGAAAGAGGAGACGGCGTCGCATCAGGAGTTGCGACTTGCTCCTTCACAAAGAAACGCCCCTGGGAAAACTAAATTGAATTCTTTCAAAACTCGCAACCAGAGGTCACGAGAACAAGCAGGTGACCACTTTCCACACGCAACGCCGAACTTGCAGTTGTCAATCTGGAAGTGGTTAAAACATGAAAAGAGTCCGGTTGACAAAGATTTCTCTTTCGTTGGGCACACGGAGTTGAGCGATGGATGCAGCGAAAAAGctaacgacaacgacaacgaggAAGAAAAGGAGGAGGAGCCGGAGGTGGAGGGGGAAATTGGTGACATCCCTACCAACCCGGACTGTTCATTGCCCGCCATCCTCACGGACACTCCTGGCACTACCATCATCCCCTTAACCGCCAGTACTGACAATGGCACGTCAAGCAATTTAGACATTTCTACCGACACAAAGTCTGACAATTCTATCACCACGTCCAGTCTCACCACAGTCTATTCGTGGGCATCCTACGATACGGACGGATTCATTAAAGAACTGGAAGACATTATACGCTCGCAGAACGTGTCCAACAACTGCGGAGACGAACAATTACATGTACAAGTGGACTCTGATGTCTCTAAGGTCGATACCTTCGACTTTACACAAGGCACGATGACAGAGCTTTGGGAAACG GGCGGATCAGAATCAGAGGAAAATGAGGGAACATCTCGACCGGGCAAGACTGAGGAAAGCAGAGGGGACCAATAA